The Oncorhynchus tshawytscha isolate Ot180627B linkage group LG02, Otsh_v2.0, whole genome shotgun sequence genome contains the following window.
aaaacagaTACATTTAAGGTCTAACAGATTGAAAAAAATACCAGGAATGAAACAACAACAAACTCCGCTTGGCAAGCTTGAGTtatcttgtttttgaaagatgcTAATATAGACACAGTTGCTGACATAGGGATCATTATCGTACAAAGATACTTAATTTTTCATTGGATATTGAAGAAAGGCAAACATACAGGTCCGTAAAAATTAAATTAATACGATACCATTCTCATTTCAGAGAATCCATCAAACATCATGGCATGGTAAATGTAATGTGTTTCTACACTTTCAAAATGGATTTACAATGGAAAACCAATGCAACAAAAGAGCTAATCTCAAAGATTTAGCTGAAAAGTTACATTGGTGTTTGAGCTTTCAAACATTAACAAGAGGGGTATACAACAAAGCAACACAGGGTTTTCCCATTtcagctcaggcttcatccgtaCTACGACGGTGGATATTGCTGTTCCGCCTGCCGCAAACTCTAGCAGGCTTACAACTGCATGTCGCTCGTGGCTAGTTGAACCatgaactcttcattgagacaatgcagaaacatcaatccatgggcAAGTCAGTACCATTTTAAGTTGTGCCAAAAAGTTAAGTAAATTCAGCAGGCTGTTGTGTGAAAGACTTTTAGGGGTGCCATCTTCATTTTATTACTTTGCTGTGGATATCAATGCACTAGCACCTTTATTCCACACTCCCACCAATAAAATAATTGAATTAAGTCAAAAAAGGTTTTACTGTGCATGAAGTTTCAAATGCATTTGTCATTACttaatgtgtaatgtgataggTATTTTAAAATTACTATTTTAACAAAAACAATTGattaataaatatttaaaatcaGTCATCTTCCTCAAATTAAGTGGATGATGACGCAATCTTGGGGAGAGTGAGGGAATCTGATTTTATTGGTCCTCAACTCGTGGCTAAGACACTTAATTCAGGATAAATGTAGTTAGACCCGAGTTAAcctgccctggagcaggttagttctgaaggattcgtGGCCATAGAacatttacctggctaaaaggtgagccactttcaTGGTACTGGTTATCCCAAGTTGAACTCAGAGTTAGCTTGCTAACTAACTCAAACTACATATGTAGTATAGGGCTAGCATACTTGATGAGGAACCAAATAgcgccccacagtggaggtgtcataatacccataaaatctagtggtcaaacagggaaatggcgCCAACTGTTTTTCCACcatacatttttcccataggggattttagaaacacttaaaataagtgctgtgtttcgtgtaggcttaccctggcatgacgcttggataaccatgtaaatctctctaggacaaggtgacttttatcaatatattaggTCCTATTTACtgattcgaaaatgctaattCACATCAAAGcagacatcatgcaaaactacaaatctctGACACCGTTGCTAAGAgctattgtgtcaatttaaaattaCACAAGCCAgatcacagaattgtccatttaaatacatttggccAATTTCttaattactacatttagctaacatagTTCATCCAGatattcttacctttgcctcgagtCAGCAGTCTCATCCAGATAATAATGGCATTTATAGTtcatcccctatgggaaaaattgtgtaaaaactattggaaccattcGCCTGTTTGACCGCTATGttctatgggtattatgactcatactgtggtactctatactCATTGGATTCTACCCTTGCACCATATGATTAGCTTCACATCAACCCGGCCTAATCTCCTGCCCTGgtaaaaaatattaaattaatCTCTCAGCGGAGCCAGAGAGAGTGGCAATGTCCTTTGAGGAATATTGGGACTGGTGCAGGTCGTATTGTCACAGATTGCGCTTCAGTCTTTTAGCCTGAGCTGACCAGCCCAGcctacataataataataataataataataataataataatacaggcCTTAGGAGCAGTTTACTCCTGTCGCAACCCGTAACCCCTAGGAGTCTAGGACACACGCAGGGTGGTGCGATTCTCTTCCTTGGCCCGCTGCTTCTTAGCGAGGTCGCTAGCGATGGCTAAAGCTCCCCCCTTGAGGAAGCGGACAAAGTTCTCCCCAACTAGAGGCCCCATGGCGTACAGCCCCCCCTCTGACACCGACTCGTACGTGTATGGGTCAACTTCCAGGGGGTTCCGCCGGCACGTGATTGGCTCCTGGGGGTTGAGGCCGAGGGGCCGTCCGTTCTCAGGGAGGAAGGACAGGTTGGGGTGGGCGCCAATCAGCACCAGGGCCATGGAGACCTGCAGCACGGTGCGACATCCGTCCTCCCCCTCCAGCACGCACTTCCTGTCAGGCTTGAAGGCCACCACCCGGTGTTTGGGCAGGCTGATGTAGCCTGGGTAGGAGCCAGTAGACATGGAGGCGGTGTTGTTTTCCTGTTGGTCCACCAGGGTGCCCGTTCCCCCAGAGCTGGGGATGTCttggccatgctgctgctgctgtgtcatCATCTGGTGCACCTTGTGGTACTCAGGGTAGAGGAGCTTGGGAAGCTGGTTGAAGATGAGGCCTGGGTCGGTGACCGAGCGCCGGAAGGCGTGGTACACAGGCGTGTTGAGGTGGTGAGCTGCCAGGACAGCGTCGGCCGCTGTCAGCCCGGCTCCCACCACCAGTACCGGGTCTGAGGTGTGGTCCAGCTGGCCTCTGGAgattgctgcctccagctcccaGAAGCTGTGGCACACGAAGGGGAGACCCTCACCTTCCACACCCAGACGGGCCGGGATGTCATGGGTGCCCGTGGCCAGAACCACGTAGTCTGCGCATACTATAAAGGGGACCTCTGACAGACTTCCTTCCCCCAGCTCATCAGCCTCCCTCTTCTGGGTCCCCTGGACTTTCCAAAAGGAACGGCTGCTGGCCCCCTCGTAGTTCACCCTCTGTATGGAGGTGACGGTGGTGCCGCAGGCGAAGCTGTCCTCCAGGCCCATCTGGTTGACATAGTGCTGGTAGTAGGAGGCAATCTCGGCGGGGGTGGCCCTGTCGTTACGGACGTTCCTGAAACAAAGATTTAAGTATGAGGGTCAGACACCAGTGtttaaaatacacacacaaaaaggtCCTTGGGGACAAAACCTGaatgaaaacaaaaaaacagcctCACCAGACATTGTCGTCTTTGACACAAAACCACATTTGTTTTGCCTCTATTTTCACTAAACCTAAGGCATTAATACTGGTAGCTAATCCTAGTTCCTAAGCGGCTCAACACAGAAAAAAATACATGCAAACAAGAATATTTCCCTTAAGTGAACACTCCGATTCAGTAACAGTGATAAGGTCAATCTGGAATGGCTGATTCGACTGTGGCCACTTAAAGGAAAAATTCACACCAAAAACTGTATTTAGTTATTTTTTATTAGTCCACTGTTactctgaacaacaatataaaaacacaacatgtaaagtgttggtcccatgtttcatgagccaaaataaaagatcccagacatttttcaAATGCACAgaaagctaatttctctcaaattttgtgcagaaatttgttcacatccctgttagtaagcatttctcctttgctaaaataatccatccatctgacaggtgtggcatatcaagaagctgataaacatcatgatcattacataggttcaccttgtgctggggacaataaaaggccactctaaaatgtgcagttgtgtcacagatgtcttaagttgagggagcgtgcaattggaatgctgactggaGGAATGTCCACCGGAGGCGTTGacagaattgaatgttaatttctatcATAAGATGCCTTCAACttcgttttagaaaatttggcagttcGTCCAACTGgcttcacaactgcagaccatgtgtaaccatgccagcccaggacctccacatccggtttcttcacactgcgggatcgtctgagaccagccatccggataactgatgaaactgtggatttgCATAACCTAAGAATTGTTGCACAAACTGTCAGTAACAGTCTCAggaaagctcatctgcgtgctcgttgtcctcaccagggtcttgacctgactgcagttctgcgttgtaaccgacttcagtgggcaaatgctcaccttcaatggccactggcatgctggagatgAGTGCCCTGcacagatgaatcccagtttgaactgtaccaggcagatggcagacagcgtgtatggcggtGTGGACGTGTGGTTtgctgttgtgaacagagtgctccatggtggcgGTGCAGTTATgatatggacaggcataagctacagacaacgaacaaaACTGCATTCTATtgatggcaatttaaatgcacagagataccgtgacaagatcctgaggccaatTGTTTGTGctattcatccgctgccatcaactcatgtttcagcatgagcACGGCCCCATGGCACAAGGATCTGTACAGGATtccttcgcacagccattgaagaagagtgggacaacatttcacaggctacaatcaacagcctgatcaactcaactCTACGTGTACGAggctgactggttctgatccacgcccctacctcaaggtatctgtgaccaacagatatatCTGTATccgtcatgtgaaattcatagattaggggcaaattaattaatttcaattaaatgatttccttatttgaattGTAACACTTTGAAATGGTttgatttttgttcagtgtaatacaGTCCCAAAATATTTTGCATGTCAGGATTCAAGATATTGAACTTAAAAAAAGGAAAGTGTCACCTGCTGCAAAACACATCATCATGATGTGGCAAATGAATCTTTGCTTCTGTGGATGAatgaaaaaaataccaaaagaaaaGTTAATTTTGTCTTTAATGGTGCTGTAGCTTGTCAGGAGGACCCACCTGCGTTTTTCTCTCATCCACTCCTTAAGCTTCAGGCCGGGCAGTTCCATCCAATTAGCCAGGCTGAGAGTGAGCATGGAGCCTTCCATCGCCTaaggagacaaacacacaaaacaccagCACCATTAACCACAAGGCTGAAAGCCACATATGCAAACCTTTGTcccccaaatggcatcctatttcctataAATGGTgttacttttggccagggcccaaAGTGTTCTGGTCAATGGTCATCAGATGCATATTACACCCACCCACCTTTTCCACAGAAAGCAATGGTCTGCCATTGTCCCTTGCTGTTTTACATGCCAATGTATTTGCAGGTATGCAAACTACAGGTGGTTTTACGAGCTACATGCCATTAGTTAGCCATGACATATAAACATTTTTCACTAAGTATACTATGTAAGGAATTTACCAAGAGATTGACTATAACTATCCAtctcaaacaaaaaaaacaattataCAAAATAGTAAAGCTGTCAATCAAAATCAGTGGAGTTCATGTCAAGAACATGGAAGTGCTGTTCTTGGAGAGAGTGTCAAGGGTAGAGGTTGACCaaatatgatttttcaatgccgataccgattattggaggaccaaaaaagataaataaataaaaatcggccgattttaaTTGGtatcatttgtaataatgacaattacaacaatactgaatgaacacttattttaacttaatataatacatcaataaaatcaatttagcctcaagtaaataatgaaacatgttcaatttggtttaaataatgcaaaaactaagtgttggagaagaaagtaaaagtgcaatatgtgctatgtaagaaagctaacgtttcagttccctgctcagaacatgagaacatatgaatgctggtggttccttttaacatgagtcttcaatattcccaggtaagaagttttaggttgtagttattataggactatttccctctataccatttgtatttcattaacctttgaccattggatgttcttataggcactttagtattgccagtgtaacagtatagcctccgtccctctcctcgctcctctctgggctcgaaccagcaacagaacaacagccaccctcgaagcagtgttaaccatgcagagcaagggacgtttgaaacgctattaccgcgtgctaactagctagccagttcACTTTGGTttcaccagcctcatctcgggagttgataggcttgaagtcataaacagtgcaatgtttgacgcacaacaaagagctgctggcaaaacgctcgaaagtgctgtttgaacgaatgtttacacgcctgcttctgcctaccaccactcagtcagatacttgtatgcttagtcagattatatgcaacgcaggacacgctaaataatatctagtaatataatcaaccatgtgtagttaactagtgattatgattgattgttttttataagataagtttaatgctcgctggcaacttaccttggcttactgcattcgagtAACAAGCAGTCTctttgtggagtgcaacgagagagaggcaggccgttattgcgttggactagttaactgtaaggttgcaagattgtcagctcggggaatccaaggtgaaaatctgtcgttctgcccctgaacgaggcagttaaccc
Protein-coding sequences here:
- the osgn1 gene encoding oxidative stress induced growth inhibitor 1, translated to MDLHNKDILPREILPVVVIGNGPSGICLSYLLSGYTPYLSPEGTHPNPLLQGKLDQQPHLSLLELDLEYLCEGLEGRSSNPVAVLFDSLLLPDSDFGLEHASPLLWRYEPERATPHLVLGKGPPGGAWHAMEGSMLTLSLANWMELPGLKLKEWMREKRRNVRNDRATPAEIASYYQHYVNQMGLEDSFACGTTVTSIQRVNYEGASSRSFWKVQGTQKREADELGEGSLSEVPFIVCADYVVLATGTHDIPARLGVEGEGLPFVCHSFWELEAAISRGQLDHTSDPVLVVGAGLTAADAVLAAHHLNTPVYHAFRRSVTDPGLIFNQLPKLLYPEYHKVHQMMTQQQQHGQDIPSSGGTGTLVDQQENNTASMSTGSYPGYISLPKHRVVAFKPDRKCVLEGEDGCRTVLQVSMALVLIGAHPNLSFLPENGRPLGLNPQEPITCRRNPLEVDPYTYESVSEGGLYAMGPLVGENFVRFLKGGALAIASDLAKKQRAKEENRTTLRVS